The following are encoded together in the Coturnix japonica isolate 7356 chromosome 8, Coturnix japonica 2.1, whole genome shotgun sequence genome:
- the ZNF644 gene encoding zinc finger protein 644 isoform X1, translating to MDDLVINTEVTGAKEEEEEILCDFVSEEEGGIPESQESDALFQKNNTLTLPEELSRDRSEKALSGGQTSLFIHTGAPTVSSENFILSRGTAVNGPVSHSTSTKTSIMNKGSVSLTTGQPVGHHTDSCSTLTVVHDLQLPAKSTTENSNQHQVLFLLPDVAHAKNMTHSIKNVPTSASVGCDSQKSVGNSVDSTLVGQVEVCEDDKNLLVKDDCVDALTGISSGTGGFRSGCEPSWDPQKEFIQFLMTNEETIEKSPIHCKVGLEKKRKRKMDVSKITRYTEDCFGDTTYIPSKSKLLTVDFLEQNEELQIVEPQKYSLSKVKPESTDEELEAVDAIQQLIYSPTGSCAEDASPVHTSTFLSNTLKNKCEQNDSESPSTFSTDEPSFYPCTKCNVNFREKKHLHRHMMYHLDGNSHFRHLNVPRPYACRECGRTFRDRNSLLKHMIIHQERRQKLMEEIRELKELQDEGRSARLQCPQCVFGTNCPKTFVQHAKTHEKDKRYYCCEECNFMAVTENELECHRGIAHGAVVKCSVIGSDMSQRKSQKKASMKDPYLGSSKKSSTYMCKMCPFTTSARSILKKHMEYLHPASCIDPFGSHLRLEKRKGSIIEESLDFGSRTKQLIKQSSTFPKNSVLKQDVKRSFGSTSQSGNFGKLHKRPYRIQKARKSVSQSSRLNSAEKKDSYETEDESSWDNAELCDYTTRSVEDESYSDINQEHVSLFPIFKGKMEDHEAGDKSSLSYEQNDGFYFEYYEDAESSNFLHDLHDAQNLENVGSALPKHNSVFHWTDLSLEKKSCPYCPATFETGVGLSNHVRGHLHRAGLSYEARHVVSPEQIATSDKMQHFKRTGTGTPVKRVRKAIEKSETSSEHTCQLCGGWFDTKIGLSNHVRGHLKRLGKTKWDAHKSPICVLNEMMQNEEKYEKILKALNSRRVIPRPFVAQKFASNDDFLSQNVLPLEAYHNGLKTEDISVSASEEEGLSFLNECDETKAVLHNEKKNQSLTLIELLKNKRLGEERSPGISSQKIHNQTARKRFVQKCVLPLNEDSPLMYQPQKMDLTMQSGMPVKLRTCVHCNTTFTSAVSLSNHLRAYARKKSAGLLTGTALDCKQKKSRSRSGSKKKMMPLPHSADEVYILRCRFCGLVFRGPLSVQEDWIKHLQRHIVNANLPRTGAGMVEVTSLLKKPASITETSFSLLMAEAAS from the exons ATGGATGATTTAGTGATAAATACTGAAGTTACTGGTgctaaagaagaagaagaggaaatcCTATGTGATTTTGTATCTGAGGAGGAAGGTGGCATTCCTGAATCACAAGAGAGTGACGCgttgtttcagaaaaacaatACATTGACTCTGCCTGAGGAGCTATCCAGGGACAGATCTGAAAAAGCCTTAAGTGGAGGCCAGACTTCTCTATTTATACACACTGGTGCTCCTACTGTTTCTAGTGAAAACTTTATCTTGTCTAGAGGAACTGCTGTTAATGGACCAGTTTCACACTCCACCTCAACAAAAACTTCCATTATGAATAAAGGCAGTGTTTCACTAACCACTGGACAGCCTGTAGGTCATCATACAGATTCCTGCTCAACTTTGACGGTGGTTCATGATCTTCAGCTGCCTGCAAAGAGTACAACAGAAAATTCAAATCAGCaccaagttttatttttgttacctGATGTAGCACATGCTAAGAACATGACTCATTCCATTAAAAATGTACCTACCTCTGCTTCAGTTGGTTGTGATTCACAGAAATCAGTAGGAAATAGTGTAGACAGCACTTTAGTAGGCCAAGTAGAAGTTTGTGAGGATGATAAAAATTTACTGGTAAAAGACGATTGTGTTGATGCATTAACAGGCATTTCCTCAGGTACAGGTGGTTTCAGATCGGGATGTGAACCCAGCTGGGATCCACAAAAAGAGTTTATACAGTTTCTTAtgacaaatgaagaaacaatagAGAAGTCTCCCATTCACTGTAAAGTAggtttagaaaaaaagagaaaaagaaaaatggatgttAGTAAAATAACACGCTATACTGAAGACTGTTTTGGTGATACTACTTATATCCCTAGTAAGTCAAAACTGCTAACTGTTGACTTCTTAGAACAGAATGAGGAGCTACAAATAGTAGAACCTCAGAAGTACTCATTAAGTAAAGTAAAGCCTGAATCCACCGATGAAGAGCTGGAAGCTGTTGATGCTATCCAGCAGCTCATTTACAGTCCCACTGGTAGCTGTGCAGAGGATGCTTCTCCTGTTCACACTAGCACTTTTCTTTccaatactttaaaaaataaatgtgaacagAATGATTCTGAATCACCATCTACCTTCAGTACTGATGAACCATCATTTTATCCCTGTACAAAGTGCAATGTGAATTTTAGGGAGAAGAAACATCTGCATAGGCATATGATGTACCATTTAGATGGGAACAGCCATTTCCGACATCTCAATGTCCCCAGGCCATATGCTTGTAGGGAATGTGGAAGGACATTTAGAGATCGTAATTCACTTCTTAAACACATGATAATTCAccaagaaagaagacagaaactGATGGAAGAAATCCGCGAGCTGAAAGAGCTTCAGGATGAGGGTAGGAGTGCACGATTACAGTGCCCACAGTGCGTATTTGGTACCAATTGTCCCAAAACGTTTGTACAGCATGCAAAGACccatgaaaaagataaaagatactATTGCTGTGAGGAATGCAATTTCATGGCTGTGACAGAAAATGAACTTGAATGCCATCGAGGGATTGCTCATGGAGCAGTAGTCAAGTGTTCTGTTATTGGTAGTGACATGTCCCAGAGGAAGTCACAGAAGAAGGCATCCATGAAAGATCCATATTTAGGATCCTCAAAGAAGTCATCGACGTACATGTGTAAGATGTGTCCATTTACAACTTCAGctagaagcattttaaaaaaacacatggaaTATTTGCATCCAGCATCTTGCATCGATCCCTTTGGTAGCCATCTTAGactagaaaaaaggaaaggcagCATAATAGAAGAATCTTTAGATTTTGGTAGCAGGACAAAACAGTTGATCAAGCAATCTTCTACGTTTCCAAAGaactcagttttaaaacaagatGTAAAACGATCATTTGGCTCTACTTCACAGTCCGGTAACTTCGGAAAACTCCACAAGAGACCCTACAGGATACAGAAGGCTCGGAAAAGCGTTTCACAGTCATCT AGACTTAactctgctgaaaaaaaagacagctatGAAACGGAGGATGAAAGTTCATGGGATAATGCTGAACTGTGTGATTACACTACGCGGTCTGTGGAGGATGAATCTTACAGTGATATTAATCAGGAGCATGTAAGCCTATTCCCCATTTTCAAAGGTAAAATGGAAGATCATGAAGCTGGTGATAAATCTTCACTTAGTTATGAGCAGAATGATGGCTTTTATTTTGAGTATTACGAAGATGCTGAGAGTAGTAACTTCCTGCATGATTTGCATGATGCGCAGAATTTAGAAAATGTAGGATCTGCATTGCCAAAGCATAATTCAGTTTTCCATTGGACTGATTTGTCACTTGAAAAGAAGTCCTGCCCATACTGCCCAGCAACCTTTGAAACAGGTGTTGGATTGTCCAACCACGTCAGAGGACACCTTCACAGAGCTGGATTAAGTTATGAAGCCCGTCATGTTGTTTCACCAGAACAGATAGCAACAAGTgacaaaatgcagcattttaaaagaactgGAACAGGAACTCCTGTTAAACGTGTTAGAAAAG caATTGAGAAATCTGAAACTTCCTCTGAGCACACGTGTCAGCTTTGCGGAGGCTGGTTTGATACTAAAATTGGATTGTCAAATCATGTGAGAGGACACCTGAAGAGGCTTGGCAAAACCAAGTGGGATGCACACAAGTCTCCGATCTGTGTTTTGAATGAGATGatgcaaaatgaagagaagTATGAAAAAATACTAAAGGCTTTGAATAGTCGCCGTGTTATTCCCAGACCCTTTGTTGCTCAGAAATTTGCATCAAATGATGACTTTTTATCTCAGAATGTTTTACCTCTCGAAGCATACCATAATGGCCTAAAGACTGAAGATATATCTGTGTCTGCATCAGAGGAAGAAGGGCTGAGTTTCCTAAATGAATGtgatgaaacaaaagcagtactacataatgaaaaaaaaaatcagtcactTACACTGATagaacttctgaaaaataaaaggttagGAGAAGAAAGGAGTCCTGGTATTTCTTCTCAAAAGATTCATAATCAAACTGCGAGAAAGAGGTTTGTTCAGAAATGTGTTCTTCCATTAAATGAAGACAGTCCATTGATGTATCAGCCACAAAAAATGGACTTGACTATGCAGTCAG GTATGCCTGTGAAGCTTAGAACGTGTGTGCATTGCAATACGACGTTTACAAGTGCTGTTAGCCTGTCCAACCACTTACGCGCTTATGCACGAAAGAAGAGTGCTGGACTTTTGACTGGGACAG